GGGCAGACGACGGTCGTGACACCCACGCCCGCGCCCGTGCCCGCACCGACGCCGAGACCGGCGTCGCCGATGCCCGGCACGCCGGTCGGCACCACCGCCTCGGGTGGCGTGATCATGAGCGGCACTCGCCCGACCGTGCTCGACACGCTGCCGACGGCGGACGCCAAGGCCGTGCTCGAGACGATCCCCGAGCCTCTGCCGCCGGACCAGCGCGTGCCGCCGAAGGCGGGCGCCGGCGCTGCGGTCGTTGCCGGCACGGCAGGCGCATCCGCCGCTCCCGATTCGGTCGCGGCCGACACGTCGCGTTCCGAGGGGGACGTTCCCGTGCCGTCGCCCACCGAGCCGATCGGCGACAAGCCGGGCGCCGCTCCGCCGGCGGGATCCTCGACTCCACCTCCTCCGCCGCCGCCTTCGGGCTCGGCAGGGGCTCCGTCGACGTCCAGCGCGGAATGCTGGCGCGTCCAGCTCGCAGCACCCCCGGAAGCGGAGCGCGCCGAGAAGCTGAAGAGCGCCGCGGAGTCGCAGCTCGGAGTTCCCTGCGTCGTGGAGAAGGAGAAGACGCTCTTCAAGGTGCGGACGCGCGACTGCCAGGACTCGGCCGCGTCCGATGCCACGAGGAAGCGGGCGATCGACTCCGGATTCTCGGGAGCGTTCAAGATCCGAGACACGAAGAAGTGAGCGACCGGCTGGTGCTCTTCGAGGACGCCCGCTGGGGCGACCTGAGCCCGCTCACCGACCTGCTGCCGGTTCACGCGCTCGCCTTCGGCGACTCGTGCCTCGCGACGCGCTGGATGCGCGCGGTTCCGGAGCTCTCGCCGGGCCCCTTCGTGGGGCGCCCGCTCGCGCTCCGGGCGTGGCGCCAGGCCTCGGCACCCGGTGAGGCGCGGGCCGAATCCGGGGACTCGGTGCTCGCGATCAACGTCTCGGCGATTCCGGGATCGTGGCTCGCGACCGTGCTCGAGGGCGGCCCTGCGGTCTGGCTCGCCGGCGATCGTGTGATCGCCGTGCGCGGCTCGCACCGCCAGCTCTCACCGGGGTTCGATCGAGGCACGGGCTTCGCGGACTTCGTGCGCGAGCTCGGCCTGCGCGAGTCCCGCGTCGACGCGCGCATGATCCGCTGGCCGTGGGAGGTCGTGGAGTGGAATCCCGACGCTCTGGCGGCCGATCTCGCGAGCGCGCGGCCCGAGTCGGCCGGCGACGTGCATCGTCTCGCCGCGCTCTACGAGCCGCACCAGATCTCGGTGGGCGCCGGAGCGCGCGTCGACGCCTTCGCGGTGCTCGACGCGCGATCGGGGCCGATCCGCCTCCACCCGCGGGTGGTGGTGCTGCCCCACACGGTGGTGGCCGGCCCATGCGTGGTGGGTGAGGGCACCGAGCTCCTCTCCGGCGTCATCTCCCGCTCGACCATCGGTCCGGAGTGCCGGGTCGCCGGCGAGGTCGATTCCTCGGTCTGGCAGGGTTACGCGAACAAGCGACACCATGGATTCGTCGGACACAGCGTGATCGGTGAGTGGGCCAACCTAGGAGCGCTCACCACCACGAGCGACCTCAAGAACACCTACGGCGAAGTGCGCGTGTGGGCGGGGGGCCGCGAGGTGGCGACCGGATATCACAAGATCGGCTCGTTCATCGGGGCCCACGTGAAGACCGGCATCGGCACGCTGCTGCCGACCGGAGCGTCGATCGGCACCGGATCCAATCTTTTCGGCGGCGGCCGATTCGCGCCCAAACGGGTGCCGGCGTTCACCTGGTGGGACGGGGAGCGGGCGGTGGAGCACCGTCTCGACCGTCTGCTCGAGACCGCGAGCATCGCGATGACGAGGCGCGGCAGGTCGCTCGATCCGGACACGCGGCGGGCGATCGAGTCGTTCTT
The DNA window shown above is from Candidatus Eisenbacteria bacterium and carries:
- a CDS encoding putative sugar nucleotidyl transferase, translated to MSDRLVLFEDARWGDLSPLTDLLPVHALAFGDSCLATRWMRAVPELSPGPFVGRPLALRAWRQASAPGEARAESGDSVLAINVSAIPGSWLATVLEGGPAVWLAGDRVIAVRGSHRQLSPGFDRGTGFADFVRELGLRESRVDARMIRWPWEVVEWNPDALAADLASARPESAGDVHRLAALYEPHQISVGAGARVDAFAVLDARSGPIRLHPRVVVLPHTVVAGPCVVGEGTELLSGVISRSTIGPECRVAGEVDSSVWQGYANKRHHGFVGHSVIGEWANLGALTTTSDLKNTYGEVRVWAGGREVATGYHKIGSFIGAHVKTGIGTLLPTGASIGTGSNLFGGGRFAPKRVPAFTWWDGERAVEHRLDRLLETASIAMTRRGRSLDPDTRRAIESFFEATEHERAPTRSGVSGPA